The DNA region GAAAAACGGTATAGAATAAACTAAAAGTTCCATATGTGAAACCCACCTGTTCCACCTTGATGTCGAATTCCCCGTGGATCTTTCTTCCTCGGAAGATCTTCACCCTGAATGAGAAACAAGGAATCCACATGTTGCTTTTACCCGAAATAAACCCTTTGCACATTTCTCCTCCCGTATTTGACAGCTGACATTTTCTCCAGCATTCGTAGGGCTTTGAAAAAACTCCTTGTAGCTATTACTGGCCAACACAGACGTGACGTCAAATGCGTGGAATGAGCTGAcatcagaggaagaaaaatccTCTTTTCCTGTGAAACTATATAAGCTGGTGGCATTCTGCTGGTGCTACCTGAACTGCTGGCAGTGCATAACACCAAAATAAGCCTATGTGtgaccagggccgggtctaggcaggggcaagagggggcctggccccctcaaataaatgttgtgccccctcaaactaaatcccaatttataataataataatataataaagcacaatgccccctcaagatttgtggctgccccctcatacatgcctgtctagacccggccctgtgtGTGACATTGTTATCATCCACCTGCATGGAGAATGAGGATATGAACTGGACATGTAAGAACTCAGAGACTGTCTCCTACATTATAGTGCACCCTAAGAGTAAGTATCCACTTCTCCTGCCTGGTGTGACAGAGTGGATGCGATGGTGCACATATCTGCAGTGCTGTGTTGCATTGCTTGTGCACATATCTGCAATGAGCATGTATGATGTGAAGAGGCTCAACGAACGTGCATGTTCTCCTGCAGAATTTGCCCTTGATCTGAGAATacctgcatcatcatcatcatggtgGCCTAGTGCAGTGCCATAATTTAAGCATTAATGACAGGGTGCAGGAGGGAATGATCGTCGAATGAAAATGGCTTCTCTGCCTTCACTGTGTGTTGCGCCTGAGCCATGGCACAGGAGGCGCACagataggtgtgtgtgtgtgtgtgtgtgtgtgtgtgtgtgtgtgtgtgtgtgtgtgtgtgtgtgtgtgtgtgtgtgtgtgtgtgtgtgtgtgtgtgtgtgtgtgatgtgggcATGGAGATGTTGCACGTCATGTGTCCCACGGCTCAAGGGGTGAGTCATATGACCTTCTGCATGTTAGGGCCACTGGCACACATCCCTGTCTAGACGATGGGGCCCCCCTGCACGCTGCTCTTACCAGTCGGTCTGCTGGTCATCGATGACCAGGAGGATCTTGGCGCTGCTGGAGACCCCCGCCCGGTCCGCCGCCTCGGACAAGGTGGCGGCCGCGGCAGCTGTGGTCTGTTTGACAGCgttggagatggaggagaagaagccagAGCCTGCACCtgcagactgctgctgctgctgaggctgcgGCTGCGGCTGCGGAGGCTGCGGCTGCGGAGGCTGCGGCTGCGGGGTGCCGGAGGTGGACTGGCGCCTCTCCGCCGGCCCGGGCGACACCGCGGGGCTCTGCTCCGGGGGGTCGTTCCGCTGGAGGTCGCTCATGTAGCCATTGGGCAGGTTGGACATGAAATTGCTGTCCGAGAGGCGACGGCGTAGGTAGTTCATGATGATGGAGGCTCGTTAGAAGGACGGAGGGGATGGGTCAGAGATATATCCTCCCAGTGAACGGGTCTCGCAACTTGGGTGTTCGGGGAGAGAATGGGATGACGAGGCTACTTGGCCATGCAACGGAAAGCAGGAGCAGCGtcacctgcagagaaacaggtCCTGTTATCAACCTGCAGCAGAGGCAGAATCAGATCTGTGTGGTGAGGAATCGTGACTGATCGTATAGCCCGTATAGATTAAAGAACACCCTGTAGATTCACTCCCCATTACTGACGATATGAAATAATCCATCAACACATTGTCATTAAGCTGTAAACCCACCTGCAGCATAAACCTTAACGTGTAGTCGGGTGTGTGGTCATGATGCTGGAGCCTACCTgggagtgtgtgtcctcactgaTCCTCCCCAAAGGATGAACTGACGTCTCCTTAGTATTACTATGATTATTACAGTCTGTCAGTCAGCCTGTGTGCGGGAAGCCGGGCCGTGCATCGGGCTCGAACCTGTGAAATCAACGCTACACTCCCTCCTGCATCACCGCCCTGTCCTTTCCCCTCAAGCCCCGGTTTTTTCCGTCCGCCCTGCGTCACTCCCGGTCGTCCTGAGGGAGAGCAGCCCGCATCACACTCCACTGTGAAGGCAGCGGGGTGAGGCAGCACTTCCCCCCggtgctttcaaaataaaaaaacacgttaattataattatttgattattaatattactattattgatgttattattgttgttgttaatatttgtagtagtagttgtagttcAATAATATTGGTATTGGTAATTGTTTTGTCTCTTATTTACACTGACTAATCATATTTATCTTCTCATAATATAATTCCATTGTATTCCTCTATTTTCTTGGCTCATGTTCCAttgtttattcttattatttctaCAGTCTAACACTGTAATAAAAcgagctatataaataaagtaaattttaTTATCCATATCAATATGCACATAGTATTGCCACTATTAGAACAGAGCACTTGAGTCTGAACCCCTATGATATTCTATCCTCATTAagatgttattattgttgttgttaataGTATTTGTAGTAGCAGTTGTAGTTCAATAATATTGGTATTGGTAATAGCATTGTTTTGCCTCTTATTTACACTGACTAATCATATTTATCTTCTCATAATATAATTCTATTGTATTCCTCTATTTTCTCGGCTCATGTTCCATTGTTTATTAGAATTATTTCTACAGTCTAATACTGTAATAAAAcgagctatataaataaagtaaattttaTTATCCATATCAATATGCACATAGTATTGCCACTATTAGAACAGAGCACTTGAGTCTGAACCCCTATGATATTCTATCCTCATTAagatgttattattgttgttgttaataGTATTTGTAGTAGCAGTTGTAGTTCAATAATATTGGTATTGGTAATAGCATTGTTTTGCCTCTTATTTACACTGACTAATCATATTTATCTTCTCATAATATAATTCAATTGTATTCCTCTATTTTCTCGGCTCACGTTCCAttgtttattcttattatttctaCAGTCTAAACACTGTAATAAAACGAGCTATATAAATTAAGTTAATTTTATTATCCATATCAATATGCACATAGTATTGCCACTATTAGAACAGAGCACTTGAGTCTGAACCCCTATGATATTCTATCCTCATTAagatgttattattgttgttgttaataGTAtttgtagtagtagttgtagttaAATAAAGTATTGGTAAAAGCATTGTTTTGCCTCTTATTTACACTGACTAATCATATTTATCTTCTCATAATATAATTCTATTGTATTCCTCTATTTTCTCGGCTCATGTTCCGTTGtgtattctttttatttctacattcTAGCACTGTAATAAAACAAGCtatataaaaaaagttaattttattatCCATATCAATATGCACATAGTATTGCCACTATTAGAACGGAGCACTTGAGTCTGAACCCCTATGATATTCTATCCTCATTAAGCTTTTTCAGATGTAAAGTTACATTTCTAAATAGCCAGAACCAGTTTCTATAATGTGCATATTTGTggcctttttctcttttataaaAAATCTCAAATTGATTATTCAGGTTTTGTACATGTTTGGcagaagaaaatatatttaaatccGTAATCTTGGTAACGGGGATTATTGttaccattttttttattctactccattaattaataatacaaatattttttttaaataatcacctGAAATGAAAATAAGCTCCAGCCCTGAATCAAAGTATCTCAAAGACCTCAGATAGCCAGCCACTGTTATTGTGATACAGGCCATCTGAGGACACGGGGCTGACTTCCTGtggtgctcagtgtgtgtctctggcttGACGCCGCTCCGTGTGTGGATCTGAGGATGTGAGCTGTGTTGCTGATGAGAGCAGGATGACAGAGGTGCTGCTCCCTGTCAGACATGAACCTGCTGTGGACACCTCCGGCTGCTCATGAGTGTGGATGTGATGCTGCTCCCCCGTTGTGTCCAATAATTCCGCAGTGCTACACTCTGTCTCCCAGCGGTGATACTTCCAATCAATACAGACATTGTGGGCTACGCCATCTGCTGGTCATGTACgaccctgcagagacacagatcaACATGGACCCCCTGGGGGGCTCAGGCTCCCCCACTGGAAACACACTGATAGTAACCGAGCTGATTTCATaatgggcacacacacatatctgagCAGATCAGTGCTGCTATTATCGATCACAGAAAAAAAGGTCATAGTATTCAAAAGTATTTTTGGTTCGATAAGAATTCCCGCTTTTTCCTCCAGCACTTTATGTAAGATGTTTTCTTAAGACTCAAACAGTTTCTTTCATATACCTCATTTTGAAATCTTTGTGGCATGTAGTCACAACATATTTGTAATAGGAAACTTATATTGAACATTCTTGGATAAACACCGAAACACCTAAGGCGGGAAACGGATCAGCATCGATACATAAGACTAAGAATCACAGCCCGGAGGCGAATGAAGAGGAATCGGTTAAAGCCCTGAAgtcattttttttgcatttttgacTTCTACGGCTTATAATATTTTTACAGAGTAGATCAACCTATTATACCTCTGTAATCCTTAAGATGTTTCCTCACCACACCAGAAGAAATATGGAGATATCAGACTCAGGGGAAATATGACACGGCTTTAAGGGTTCTTTGTGCCAAAAAAGACAATTATGCCTGAATTTGGTGATCTGGGACAGGCCACTTTGTAAAGTGGGACACTAGAATTAGGTTTTTTAAAAAGCCTAAATGGCCTTGATGTATGCATGCCGATATTACCAATCTCTAAAAAGAgctatgaaaaatgtatattattgtCAAGTCATATTAACACGTAAAAGTCATTTTTAATATGAAGAACCCTTAAATAAAGAACCTATAATATCCATTTAAAACTTTCTATTAAATCTGTATTACACAAAAATATCAGAAACAAAATATTCATTAAGTAATCCGCCATTCTATTGGGACAACTCAGTGAAGAGTGAGAGACCGTCATCATCGACCAGCCCGTTGTCTTCTCCACATGTTTGGTACAATGGCTGCAGACCAAAGGACAgacctgtctgtgttttttgaATCATCTCTGTCCTAGAGAGCAAACTGATCAGTTGTTAGTTAACAAACCAGAACATCAGTGtaaacagacagggacagattGTATTTACCATTAACTCCTGTCTGACAACTGCCGATCATATGCTACATCTCTTTAGTTTATCTTTTTTGTTTACTTCAAGAAgtcacaaaataaatgtcaccCCCATTAAGAGAacttaaatgatttaaaacacattttaaacaacttaatacattttttgtagCTTGAATCATCACAAACATAATTCGACAACAATTAGGATCATTGTCTTATTTAAAACAGATCTATATccttaaaaacacaacctcatgTCATTGACCTTGACAACTCCAAGGGAGAGCTTCTGATTGACACTTTCCCCGCCCCTTTCTGTGACATCACCCCCATAAAGTCAAGTGATTTCAGTCAAATGCTAAACCTGAAGTAAAACCCTGTTGACTAGTTTTAGTTGGAAAGGGAAATAAACAGACTGGAGCTGACCCACGAAGCTTAGAAGTTGAGAGATTCACTAAAAGAGTGAGAGATCAAATACGTAAATGGAGGATATATGAGGCCATTCAGTCATTAagtaaataacacaaactgagattaacagagactacaaaaggACAGAGAGGTTGTTAGAGCACATattcagagcagaggaggaagtcacacacacaaacacgtttgTACATCTAGAGGGGAGACTCATTGGCTCAACTAAACCTATACCTCTATAGGTTTAGTTGTATACCTATACCAAGTCTAACCCCTGAAACAGACCTTTAAAAGTGGGTGAGAAAGTTGTTGAGAAAATGAGgaccctcgctctctctccccctctctctctctctctctctctctctctctttctctgttgaTGTCGATCCTGATATTTAATTCTAAGTTAGTTTATACAAGGGAAACTATATGTCTGTTAATAAGTAtcaaaagtgtgtgtatgtacatatATGTACAATCCAACAATGTTTATGAGACAAATAATATATTACATGACCTTTTTAAAGGGCCAGACtcttcacatttaaataaaatttgatttatgaTTTAACAATCCAGCTGATGGGATCTAATTATTAATGCAGGATAATTACTACAAGGTTGTAGTAATAAAGgttatatttgtctttgtttattttttctgaatgTTTATAGATGAATACTCCTTTCACATGACTTATTCATGATGGCAGTATATACACGTCTTCTTCTACAGAGACGACGACCAACATACACTTTCTTATATAAAATGGGAGTTAAGCCAATCGGTTGTAGACTTGGATAGCAAACAGTGCTATTCACTCTGTGTTGAAAACAAATTCACCAGTTGTATAGTAATATTCAAAATATActaatataaaacaattataTGATATTTTGGTTATTCAAACTACAAAGTGTTCAGTGTAATCACAATCATGTGTCTTTCTTAAgtgatttgaaaaaataatttttagCACAGTAATAGTTAACAAAGTAACCAGAGAGATTCCATCCTCGCCTGTTTGAGTGGGCAAATTGTTTACAGAAAAATGTTACACAACTAGAAAATCTTGGTCGGACACATTCACAGACTCCAAGACCATAGACAGATTCTTCACATTTTAGAATGTTGACACTGAATGGAATCTGTCagtgaccctaaccctaaccctaaccctgtttaTTCAGCGAAGTTTATATTTAGCATTCATTTTCTACCCTTGATTTGTTTAATCCATACCAGTATACAGTAGCAGGCCACAGTGCCTTGTAGGAATTGAAGCATTGCAATTACAGTGAAGGGCTTAGGGAGGCAGTGTTGAGCTTAAATTAACCCAAAATAGTATTATCACATTTACAATATTACCTTTATATGTGAAACTGTTTGTAAACCAGTATTCTTCCCCCTCTCAGGACAATAACCCTTAGTGTTGGTCAGTCGGTATTAaagggaaaataacaataacctGACCCAAAATACCCAGTATACACCCAATATTTACCAAGTATGTAACCAGTAGTACAGTAAAGGTCGCTTCTGTTACACTGAAATAAATGACCTGTATGATTTACTTGATGAAATCCTCATAACAATTTGGACAAGTACTTTTTAGGCCAATGTTACTGCTGTAATCAAGTAAAAGTCACATGCCAATATCAAGCTCACTAGAAACAAACTTTTCACTAAGCTAAACATCTCTGAAAAGGTTGTGTAAAGTTACTtcagtatattatatattaagttATAATTATCTTAATTGATTAAGTCACACAACACTTTCCTTGAGAGTGtgacaatgaaaaaacaatgaGAATGATACAATGGAACACGAACAgagaaaatacaacaataaaatgggtgaattataaaaatatagaaatagtCAGGTTAAATACGAGCCTATGCCAATAATTACTGAAAGCTCTcataaaaagtaaatttttaaaaaagcgGTTTAAACCAGCTGATGACATTAGAGCAGCACATGGGGATACTTTCTCTTGATTCCCACTGTGCCAGTATATCTGAAAACTCTCCCTGACATTTCCAGCAGTGCCAGTGTCACAGAGGACCTGAATCTGCGGCCTCTGAGGACAGACTCCTCGGTATGCTCAGGAGAGATTGTTCTCATGGCAGCCGCGTTTTTCAGGACTTAGGAGTCTTTGTCTGGCCATCAACAAAAGCCCTTGGATTACTGGCAAGGCAGGCTGCACAGTGCAGCTGCGTGCGTGTACGGGCAGGTCAGAGGAATGACTGGAGCTCCGGTGGGCTAAGCAGCTCGGAAAAATGCAGTTTGGTGAGATTGCACGctcaggagggagaggaggggggggagaggggagaggagggggacaggTGCTGAGAGCATGAGAGGGAAACTAAAGGAACACTTCAAAACACCAGACAAACTGTGTGAAATGACTTgacctgtgtgttttttatcatatcTACAACAGAATAAGATGGTGATTAAAGCAAAAGCTTCCACAATCACACATTGAATTCTCTGACCCCACTTTcccactacacaaacacacaggcctACCTGTACCTGAGAAGCACATTCCACTTTGCaggtcaacaacaacacagagggaTTTCAGGGAGCTTTGATTGGCTCCAACCAGCCAATCTGAAGGCAGGGAGGCGGTCACAGGGAAGCCACTGCACCTATCTGCACTCACCTGAGACTTTACCTGGCTGCGCTCAGAGACAGCCTCCCATTACCTTTCCAATACAATCCATTACTGACGTGCattgtgtcccagcagcagccaaggcgtgtatgtgtgtgtttggctccaAAGACTCAAGACAAAGACCAGGAGTCATGGCCGTGGCGAATTTCCAATACATCACCCGGATGAGCAGTGGCTTTAAGGTCTACATTTTAGAGGGTAAGTCCAATAATGACTATTCTTTTATTGTCTTATTTTGCCTCATGACTGTGGATACTTGTACTTGTTCTGTAGATCAGAGGGATTGAGTCCCTACTATTTATATTGTCTCACAACATTTGATTGTTAGTGATATCAATGAGTAATGTAGGTATTCTTGTACCATTCTTCAAGTTTAGGTTTGTGCTTGTCTATTTCTATTTAAGTAAACTCAGAGGAATGTAAAAGTGGAGTAAAAAACACTTGAATGTGTATACACACTTTGCCAAAAAAGCCAGTTCTAATTCTGATTAAACTATTGGTGttctttttagtgacatttccTTGTGTTCTGCGATATCTATGATTATACagttagaaatatatataatcagGTGACTGTTATAGAAAACATACTTAAACAATAATGTTCAACTTTTAGAATATAAAGTAACAATCATGAATATGTTCAGCTTCGTCATAAAGACAAGATAAGTATATATGAGGACATCAACTCAGCATTAGACCTCTCTAGTCAGACATACTTATGGCTGCTCAAGACTAAATTGTGATTCCATAAATAAATTGTGTCGTGTCTTATTACTaggctgtgtttctgtttcatgtcttgtaaaataagactaaaAGCAGCAAAGCAGAAGGTCAGGCCTTGACTCACGCTGCTAATAAGGAAGGAATATCTACGCCTGAGGCATTAGAAAATCAGCATAGGTGTGGTTAtaacacccccctcctcctcctcagtggcACCCTGTGTGAAGGAGCAGCACACAGGTGTTGAACTGCTGTGTTTGGCCTTAAGGAAATGGGTATTGGAGCGAGCAGCTAAAGACACTGTTGACACCTTTCTCCTTTGTATTATAATTCACAGTTGATCACCCACTGTTTCAGCTCTCCAAAGTGGGAGGTGTCGGTGTGAGGAGGTGTTATCCAGCATTGAATGGCCGATTTGAATATAAATGACTCCTGAAATCGATGTGGATTCTCAAGTGTGAACTGAGCATACAGTCAAACAATGCTGCTGCCATTACATCTCCAGACAGTGCTCAGTGTTTGGACTGTATGCATGACTGTttggaacatgtgtgtgtgtgtgttgatgtgaggCAGAGGCCACAACTGGTTTGGGTTATTCCTACTGTTGGGCGTAGAAAGTGAAAGACCAACATTTGTATAAAAAGAAACAGTGCTTGTGAGACGTTTATGTCACTCATTCAGCCCATCGCTGACATcaccagcttcttcttcttcgatGTGTTTCAACTTGTGCACTTGGAAGAATCCacagtgtgtctttgtgtgttcacCTCGATGGACCTTTCACAGACGGGTGCCGCCCAAATCCAGGGTCAATCTGTGAGCCTAAAGCCATTAGATGTGCTGCATCTCATGATAACAATACGTGCCGACTGTGCCCATTCGTCCATGTGATAGGGCTGAATGCCAACATTATGCAGAAAAACAACGTTTACCGTTAGCAGTGAATCAGCTGTGCTGCTGTGTAACCTTCACCGATCAGGTAAATCAAGTTCTGCAGCTTAACGGAGTTTACAATTAAcggtgacaaaaaaaaaatattttcccatGGAAAGCAGTCCTGCAAGTTGATGTCCTGGATCAAAACAAGCAGTTACTCATCGCTGAGTGTCACACACTGTCATCGATGTAGTAAATTCATCAGTGCCGGTAAatgactgatttaaaaaaaagaagaaagtatGACATTGTTCTACCTGTGGGAatggttgtgtttttatgcttcttATTCTAATCCTGCACTTTCCTTTTGTCTATTAGGTCAGCCCCACCTTAGAAGTGaagacaggtacagacacatGACGAATGACCGGGTTCGAGGCCCAACAGTGTATCCAGTCAAACGCAAGCGCAGCCATGAGAGAGGTCTCACACTGGAGGAAAGGTCGGTGAATGTGGCTTATTTCTGACAATATTGCAATACTGAAAATAAGGTTGATCAGAATACAATTTCTGACAATGAGATGTGACCTTTTTGTGATGATCTGCTTTTCCAGGCGGGAGAGAGTGCTCAGCAGAAACAGTGGCAAAGTGGCCCAGAGAGCAGCACCAGCACCGGCCGTGTTCAACAGCCCACAGAGCCCCACATCCACCTGGAGTCCAACGCCCAGCCCCCTGCCCGCCCACATGTACTACGCCCCCATCATGGACGAACCTCTCGCCCTCATCAAGAAACCAAGAAAAGACCCCGAAAATACAGAGGAGAAGTCTCCAAGCAGCGCCGCTACTCAAATACAGGTAATTCATCGGAAAAGTCAGTGTGTGCTTGTTTCCTCAAAGCATCCATCGTGATATTTCTCCGGGGAAAAGGATGCTTGGTCTGTCAGGGCCTGTGAAGAGTGGGTTGTACTGTATGACCCTTTGTGTAGCTGCAGGCTACCCACAGCAGTGGTACATCTCCCCAATCTGCACTCAGTGAATCCATAACTCCACAGTCATTCCCCTTCCAAGTGGAGGGCGCGCAGGCCTCAGCTTGTCCGAGCTATGCTATCCAGCCGGATTCGGGGGAGAAAATGTGAGCAATGGAGGGAGGAATGTCATCAACAAGACCAAACAGACAGCTCTCTCTTTGACCTGTTTATGCCGCCACACTGGGAGTGATCTCACCCTCGTGGCCAAACCCAACCAGTCGAATcggttttttaaaaatcattttccCATTCGTTTTCAAACTGAACttggtgtgtgttgtttttcctgtACGTGCACAGTCAGGTTTAGCAAGCTAAGTTTGcgggatgaaaagaaaaaacaaaagaaggcGAATGTTTACCTGTGATTATATAATAATGTGATTAATGACCcatctcttttattttgtctcaCCAGATGCGTCCCTCTGTGATCACTTGTGTGTCTTCATTAAGAAACCCCTCCGGCAGGTCTGAGGTCCACAGGAGCCACACATCAGGTCAGTCTCACGCTCTTTCGAAAGAGATCCTTCTCCAGACGGTCACTCCCTCAGCgtcacacacatccactcacTTTCACTGACTCACTGAGGCGTGTGTTTGACGCTC from Limanda limanda chromosome 5, fLimLim1.1, whole genome shotgun sequence includes:
- the vgll4l gene encoding vestigial like 4 like produces the protein MAVANFQYITRMSSGFKVYILEGQPHLRSEDRYRHMTNDRVRGPTVYPVKRKRSHERGLTLEERRERVLSRNSGKVAQRAAPAPAVFNSPQSPTSTWSPTPSPLPAHMYYAPIMDEPLALIKKPRKDPENTEEKSPSSAATQIQMRPSVITCVSSLRNPSGRSEVHRSHTSGASKSSYDHVVDEHFQRSLGMNYQKARSKQLSISVSVDDHFAKALGDKWLQIKSKSSSCSSTPPSSPSVTHSPAHSRSPNQSRKESASSSSPTSSHWSVN